CTGTTAGAAGGTGCGTGGACTCATCAGATCCGGACCTCCTGGTTCTGGTGGGAGCAGAAGAACTGCTTTGTTCTTCAGAAAGCTTTTTCCATGGCTCAGCAGTTTGACTGAAGCAGCTGAGAGTCTGGATGCAGACAGACCTCAGCAGCTCATCCAGAACCTCATGACAGCCGTAAGGATTTGAGATCTAAGGGGACTTTTTTTAGCTCTCTGAACCAGAACAGTCAAGTACAGGTGAGCTCTGCTCTCTTCTCCTGATTTGATGATGTCGGCATTTGCTTCTTTAAATATGAACTCCATTTCCTGAATCCTGTCTGTCATGTTTATGCAgtctttttcaataaaaatgcataGACGCTGCAGATTCTATTTGTTTATATCTGCTTCATTCTATCTCTCAGTCACAAACACTCtgaataaatttgattttttctcctcattctaTTAAACCTGTTATCAGACATATGAGGCTCCATCATGACTGTCTTCACTGCAaacactttattcttcacaggaNNNNNNNNNNNNNNNNNNNNNNNNNNNNNNNNNNNNNNNNNNNNNNNNNNNNNNNNNNNNNNNNNNNNNNNNNNNNNNNNNNNNNNNNNNNNNNNNNNNNNNNNNNNNNNNNNNNNNNNNNNNNNNNNNNNNNNNNNNNNNNNNNNNNNNNNNNNNNNNNNNNNNNNNNNNNNNNNNNNNNNNNNNNNNNNNNNNNNNNNNNNNNNNNNNNNNNNNNNNNNNNNNNNNNNNNNNNNNNNNNNNNNNNNNNNNNNNNNNNNNNNNNNNNNNNNNNNNNNNNNNNNNNNNNNNNNNNNNNNNNNNNNNNNNNNNNNNNNNNNNNNNNNNNNNNNNNNNNNNNNNNNNNNNNNNNNNNNNNNNNNNNNNNNNNNNNNNNNNNNNNNNNNNNNNNNNNNNNNNNNNNNNNNNNNNNNNNNNNNNNNNNNNNNNNNNNNNNNNNNNNNNNNNNNNNNNNNNNNNNNNNNNNNNNNNNNNNNNNNNNNNNNNNNNNNNNNNNNNNNNNNNNNNNNNNNNNNNNNNNNNNNNNNNNNNNNNNNNNNNNNNNNNNNNNNNNNNNNNNNNNNNNNNNNNNNNNNNNNNNNNNNNNNNNNNNNNNNNNNNNNNNNNNNNNNNNNNNNNNNNNNNNNNNNNNNNNNNNNNNNNNNNNNNNNNNNNNNNNNNNNNNNNNNNNNNNNNNNNNNNNNNNNNNNNNNNNNNNNNNNNNNNNNNNNNNNNNNNNNNNNNNNNNNNNNNNNNNNNNNNNNNNNNNNNNNNNNNNNNNNNNNNNNNNNNNNNNNNNNNNNNNNNNNNNNNNNNNNNNNNNNNNNNNNNNNNNNNNNNNNNNNNNNNNNNNNNNNNNNNNNNNNNNNNNNNNNNNNNNNNNNNNNNNNNNNNNNNNNNNNNNNNNNNNNNNNNNNNNNNNNNNNNNNNNNNNNNNNNNNNNNNNNNNNNNNNNNNNNNNNNNNNNNNNNNNNNNNNNNNNNNNNNNNNNNNNNNNNNNNNNNNNNNNNNNNNNNNNNNNNNNNNNNNNNNNNNNNNNNNNNNNNNNGTGTGATGCACCTCCAGCACATGCAGGAAGATGCCTCTGAATCTTGTCTTCATAATTCCAAAAGCACGCTCTATAATCGAGAGCGCTTTTGGAATGATGCCAGGGTCACCAGGAGGTTTGATCCTGATGTGGCGTCCATCGATGGCACCTGCAGCTTTGAGGAAAAACTCTGTGCTGTGCCAGCCCTGCAAACCCTCGGGACTCCACCTCCAGGTCCTCAGGGGTTTTTGGAAGCTGAAGGTCCTTATGGCGAATGGCCACCACCTCCTCAGTGACTGTGGATGATGCAGTGGACAGTGGAACGAGAGATCCAAACACTCTCGAGATCATCCTTTAGGATACTCACCAATGGAGGTTCAGGAGGACTGCAGGAGAGTTCCTGTTCACATTCTGGTCCTGGATCTTCACTGTTAATAAACCGCTCCAGGAACTCCaaatgctgcagcagctgcctgacatctgctgagaaaagaactgaaaaaaaaagggagaactTAGAGGCCTCGTGCAGTGAAAATcgagatttttcttaaactgcaataaaacattagtatttatgtcacaaatgaacccccgtataattattttgtcacccgcagccccgtgcactctcttcaagcgttcaaagatattgcggtcgctcagattttgggcagccaccaATAATTAGGTCATAGGTcatgtgacgtcagtacaggaacatacagctagatgtgctagtgttgtgatgactttctgggcatggaattacttaacataatagaatttggactgtcgtggatttggggattcgaacgggataatggtgaataggtgtgtggtatttgggtgcagtaatgtgccgaagaagggagTCTCCCTTCACGAATTTCCCGTTTCactaaaggagaggggcgctctccggtcagggggaggctctgagccctccccggccctccggaggaggaacgcggggggtgtactggcacctggcgggcgcgcgccggacggccagggtgaggctgccgcgccgcgctgaggggggtttACGGTTCAgaggccccgggccgggcatggCGGGCGCCGTGGGTTCGTCGGGATGTTACGACTtataaatagtcaagtttgatcgtcttctcggcgccatcgctgcatgagctttcaccatcgtcatccgaagcccctgtatcctcagatgaggaagcctccagttcaaactggtagggctgtacaccctccgaacccaaaaacacacaaacattaacACCATCATGtctgaaaccaaagaaaagatGCACCAGAATGACTAATGACATGTCTGTGCAGCTTTGCTCACAGCTATTAGACAA
This Oryzias melastigma strain HK-1 linkage group LG2, ASM292280v2, whole genome shotgun sequence DNA region includes the following protein-coding sequences:
- the LOC112142995 gene encoding uncharacterized protein LOC112142995, whose protein sequence is MDGILLLFSADVRQLLQHLEFLERFINSEDPGPECEQELSCSPPEPPLSLRRWWPFAIRTFSFQKPLRTWRWSPEGLQGWHSTEFFLKAAGAIDGRHIRIKPPGDPGIIPKALSIIERAFGIMKTRFRGIFLHVLEVHHTFVPHGSELTHSSILYSLEYISINLYISWCPFNWTQLLDITSSPVLILRKACSSSHRQFGPSVASDLLCSPHSISLPLCLDHHPPFQICSSAPQ